One Hordeum vulgare subsp. vulgare chromosome 4H, MorexV3_pseudomolecules_assembly, whole genome shotgun sequence DNA window includes the following coding sequences:
- the LOC123449080 gene encoding putative serine/threonine-protein kinase — protein sequence MGSSASCLWGGSKSGPGQNGLAATAASPRSGHVLSRSGRNIQVFSLKELKSATRNFHTTNCIGRGGFGPVYKGDLKDGTQVAIKRLSAESKQGTNEFLTEIDVISNVRHPNLVKLIGCCVEGNNRLLVYEYAEKNSLSNALLGPKSRCIPLNWQTRAAICTGTASGLAFLHEEAQPRIVHRDIKASNILLDKTLVPKIGDFGLAKLFPDAITHISTRVAGTMGYLAPEYALLGQLTKKADIYSFGVLLLEVISGESSSKSTWGEDMHVLVEWTWKLREEGRLLEIVDPDVEEYPEEQVLRFIKVALLCTQATAQQRPSMKQVVHMLANETEIDLENAVPPGVLKEPRRKMGSLGDLALDTSSSQSTRANAAGSCTTQTRDMNSCNFSTTEVSPR from the exons ATGGGGAGCTCCGCCAGCTGCCTGTGGGGCGGCTCCAAGTCGGGGCCAGGTCAAAATGGTCTAGCGGCCACGGCGGCGTCTCCTCGTTCTG GCCATGTATTATCAAGATCCGGGCGAAATATACAAGTCTTCTCCCTAAAAGAGTTGAAATCTGCCACACGGAATTTTCACACGACGAACTGCATTGGCCGTGGGGGTTTTGGACCAGTTTATAAG GGAGACCTGAAAGATGGCACCCAAGTTGCAATTAAAAGGCTTTCAGCTGAATCAAAGCAAGGAACTAACGAGTTCTTGACAGAGATCGATGTCATATCAAATGTCAGGCACCCCAACCTTGTAAAGCTCATTGGTTGCTGTGTCGAAGGGAATAACAGATTATTGgtgtatgaatatgcagagaagaaCAGTTTGTCAAATGCTTTGCTTG GACCGAAGAGTAGATGTATCCCTTTGAACTGGCAAACAAGAGCTGCCATTTGTACTGGAACTGCTTCTGGTCTTGCATTTCTTCACGAGGAAGCACAACCACGCATAGTCCACCGTGATATCAAGGCTAGCAACATCTTACTTGATAAGACGCTGGTTCCTAAAATTGGAGATTTTGGACTGGCCAAGCTTTTCCCTGATGCCATCACTCACATTAGCACGCGTGTTGCGGGAACAAT GGGTTACTTGGCTCCAGAGTATGCATTATTGGGACAGTTAACCAAGAAAGCAGACATATATAGTTTTGGGGTGCTGCTTCTTGAAGTTATAAGTGGTGAAAGCAGCAGCAAATCGACTTGGGGGGAagatatgcatgtccttgtggaaTGG ACATGGAAGCTGCGAGAAGAAGGGAGGCTTTTGGAAATTGTAGATCCGGACGTGGAAGAATACCCAGAGGAGCAAGTACTTCGTTTCATCAAGGTGGCACTTCTGTGTACCCAAGCAACAGCACAGCAGAGGCCATCCATGAAGCAGGTGGTCCATATGCTAGCTAATGAAACAGAAATTGATCTTGAGAACGCCGTCCCGCCGGGTGTGCTGAAAGAACCCCGTCGTAAAATGGGCAGTTTGGGGGATTTGGCTCTGGACACGTCCTCGAGTCAGAGTACCAGAGCCAACGCGGCTGGGTCCTGCACCACACAGACCAGAGACATGAACAG